One Sphingomonas endolithica genomic window, TTGCCTCGTCGTCGGTCACGTATGGCGCGTTCGGCGGCCCGACGCTCGACGTCGCGTTCCCGGACACGCCGTCGCTCGGCATCTGGACCAAGCCCGGTGCGGCCTTCATCTGCATCGAGCCGTGGCATGGCACTGCCGATCCGTCGGGCTATACCGGCGCGTACCGTGACAAGCCCGGCGTGATCGAGATCGAGGTGGATGGCGAGAAGACGATCGTGATGAGTGTCACGCTGAACCCCTAGCGGTCACCTCCTGCGGTACCGTCTGGGGTGACGAATGCGCCGCGCGAAGCTAGGGCATCCGGATGTCCCAGATTTCCGACCGCCGCACCTTCGCGATCATTTCCCATCCCGATGCCGGCAAGACCACGCTGACCGAGAAATTGCTGTATTTCGGCGGCGCGATCCATCTCGCCGGCGAAGTGAAGGCGCGCGGGCAGAATCGCCGTGCGCGGTCCGACTGGATGAAGATCGAGCAACAGCGCGGCATCTCGGTCACGTCGTCGGTGATGACCTTTGAGAAAGACGGGCTGACCTTCAACCTGCTCGACACGCCGGGGCACGAGGACTTTTCGGAGGACACGTATCGCACGCTGACCGCGGTCGATTCCGCCGTCATGGTGATCGATGCGGCACGCGGCATCGAGGCGCAGACGCGCAAGCTGTTCGAGGTATGCCGCCTGCGCGCGGTGCCGATCATCACCTTCGTCAACAAGGTCGATCGCGAAGGCCGTCCGCCGTTCGAACTGCTCGACGAGATCGCCGATATCCTCCAGCTCGACGTGACCCCGATGAGCTGGCCGGTCGGGATGGGTAGCGATTTCGAGGGTGTCTACGATCTTCACGCCAACACGCTCAGCCAACCCGAAGGGCCGAGCCGCGAGTTCATGGGCACGTCGCTCGACTTCACCGGCATGGACGATCCCAAGCTGGCGGCGACCATCTCCGCGCCCGCGCTGGCTGCGCTGCGCGACGAATCCGAGCTGGCGATGGGCGGCTATGCCGGCTTCGATGTCGAGCGCTATCGCGCGGGCGATCTGACGCCGGTATATTTCGGTTCGGCGCTGAAGGATTTCGGCGTCGCCGAACTGATCGCTGCGCTTGGCGCCCACGCCCCCGGCCCACGCCCGCAGCCGGCCGAGCCCGCGCCGGTCACGCCCGACCGCGCGGACGTCACCGGCTTCATCTTCAAGGTCCAGGCGAACATGGACCCCAACCACCGCGACCGCATCGCCTTCATGCGGCTGTGCTCGGGCACGTTCAAGCGCGGCATGAAGCTGACCCCAACCGGCCACGGCAAGCCGATCGCGATCCACTCGCCGATCCTGTTCTTCGCGCAGAACCGCGAACTGGCCGACGAGGCGTTCCCCGGCGATATCATCGGCATCCCCAATCACGGCACGCTGAGGGTAGGGGACACGATGAGCGAGCGCGCCGACGTGCGCTTCACGGGCCTGCCCAATTTCGCGCCTGAAATCCTGCGGCGTGTCGTGCTGAAGGATCCGACAAAGACCAAGCAGTTGCGCAAGGCGCTGGACGACATGGCAGAGGAAGGCGTGACGCAGGTCTTCTATCCCGAGATCGGCTCGAACTGGATCATCGGCGTGGTCGGGCAGCTGCAGCTGGAGGTGCTGCTCAGCCGGCTGGAAGCGGAGTATAAGGTCGATGCCGGGCTGGAGATGGCGCCCTACGACACCGCGCGCTGGGTGTCGGCCGAGGATCCGGCCGATCTGAAGGCCTTCGCCGACATCAACCGCAACCAGCTTGCCAAGGATCGCGACGGCAACCCGGTGTATATGGCGAAGACGGCGTGGGACGTGGGCTATGTCGCCGATCGCTATCCCAAGGTGAAGTTCGCCGCGACGCGCGAACGGTAGCCTCACTGTTCCCCGGCGCAGGCCGGGCCAAGTAGCGACGGCCGACGTAACGAAGCGCAGCAGCCGTTCCCAACTAGCCTACTACGGGGCCGGCCTTCGCCCGGGAACGGCTTAGGCGGCCACCGGCTCGTCTACCCAGTCCCGGCGCAGCGGCTTCACCGCCAGAAACGCCAGGATCGTCGCCAGCACGTAGAAGCACGCCACGGCGACCGCCGAATAGCGCAGTGCCTCGGTGCCGAACCGTGCGGTCAGCGCCTCGGACAAGGCCCCGATCGCCACCGATCCGATGCCGAGCCCGATCAGATTGTTGATCAGCAGGAAGCTCGCCGAGGCGGTCGCGCGCATATGCGCAGGGACCAGGTGCTGCACGGCGGTGGTCAGCGGCCCCAGCCACAAGATGTTGAGCGCATTGGGGATGATGAAGAAGAACCAGGCGACCCACGGGGAGGGCGACAGGAAGCCGGCGATGAACAGCGGCCCGGTGATCAGCCAGGCGATCGCCGGCAGCTTGGCGTAATTGCCCCGGTCGCCGCCCAGCCGGTCGGCCAGTACGCCGCCCAGGAACACGCCGCTCGCCCCGCCGACCAGCAAGAGCGAGGCGAAGTACAAAGCCGCGCCTTGCAGGTCGAAGCCGTAGCTGCGGATCATCAGCGACGGCACCCAGAAGGCGAGTCCATAGCCGGCCAGGCTGCTCATCGAGGCGGCAAAGGCCATTAGCCAGAAACTGGGTTTCCGCGCCAGGATCGCGAACACCGCGCTGACCGGCGCCCGCCCCACTGGCGCTACCGCGCGGACCGGCTCCTTGACGATCAGGCGGAAGATTGGCGCGATGACGATGCCCGCCACGCCGACCGTGATGAACGCCGCGCGCCAATCGACATAGGTGGCGATGAACGCCCCGAGCAACGTGCCCATGGCTAGCCCGATCGGAATACCCATCGAATAGATGCCGAGCGCGCGCGCACGCCGTTCGGGCGGAAAATAGTCGGCGATCAGCGCATAGGACGGCGCCACGCCGCCCGCTTCGCCCACACCGACGCCCAGGCGGAACAGGAACATCTGCCCGAAGCTCGTCGCCAGCCCACACAAAGCGGTGAACAGGCTCCATACCGTCAGGCTGATCGTGATCACCCAGGACCGGCTGGTGCGGTCGGCGATCAGCGCCAATGGTATGGCGAGCGTCGAATAGAGGATCGCAAAGGCGGTCCCACCGAGCAGCCCCAATTGCGTGTCGCTCAGATGCAGTTCCGCCTTGATCGGCTGCACCAGGATGCCGAGGATCTGCCGGTCCAGGAAGTTGAAGGTATAGACCAGCAACAGCATGCCCAGCACCAGCGCGCTGTAGCCGGAACTCGGCTTGACGGGAGTCGGTGCAGTGGTGTCGGTCATCAGGCGCTCTCCCGGGCGGTATCGGCAGTCCGGGCGCGGATCGTTGCCGCGCCCATAGCCTTCATGGGCGTCGGCCTGGCGCCCGTCCATTCAGAAGTTGGCCGTTCAGAACTTCGCCGTGAATGTGGCGAAGACCTGGCGGGGGTTGCCGTAATAGGCCGTCAACGTGCCGGTATTGCCGAGCGTCGGGGCGAGGCCGGGCTTAAGGTAATTCGGATTGGTCGGCACCGCCGACAGGACATACTCACCGCTATCTGGATTTTGCGTCAGGAAATTGTATCCGGAGACGATGTAGCGCTTGTCCGTCAGGTTCTTGCCATGGACGCCGATCGAAAAACGCTCGTTGATGTTGTAGACGATATTGGCGTCGAGCAATGCAAATCCCGGCTGATCAAGCCCCGGCGTTTTCACTTCGAACTGCTGCGAATCGCTGCGGTAGGACAGGGTCGAGCTGAGATCGATCGATCCGTCGCCAATCGGCTGTGTATAAGCGATCGTGCCGCTTGCCGTCAGGTCCGGCGTGTTCTGGAACTTGCGCCGGTTGGCGACGTCGATGCCGCGGGCATCGATGAAGCGGGTATATTTCGCATCGAGATAGCCCACCGTGCCGGCCAAGCTCAGCCGCTGGCCATCCCCACCACGCAGCACCGTCAGGTTCGCTTCCGCTTCGATGCCGTTGATCCGCGCACGGCCGGCATTGGTGGTAACGCCGACGAACGTCTGCACGCCGTTCAACGTCTGCCCGACCGATCCAGGCACCTGCACGTCGGTATAGCGCGCATGGAAGCCCGCCAAGGCGAGCGTCAGCCGCCGATCGAACAGGCTGGCCTTGTAGCCGATCTCGTAGCTTTCGACCGTCTCGGGCTCGAACGATAGGAAATCGAAGATGTCGTCCTGATCGCCGCCGGCACCGGAAATGCCGTTGCCGTTGAGATCGGGCGCCGCCGTGCCCACGCCGCGCGGATCGAAGCCGCCGCCCTTAAAGCCCTTGGCGTAGCTTGCGTACAGCAGATTGTCCTGCGCGGGCTTGAAGCTGATCGACGCGCGCGGGGTGAACTTGGCGAAGTCCGCCGAACCGCGGAAGTCGGTCTGCCGCAGGATCGGCGCGGTGGTGCCGCCGAAGAAGGGCGAAGCGCCCAGATAGACGTTGCGCTCCACTTGCGAGCGGCGCGTGTCCCAGGTGTAGCGGCCACCCACCGACACGCTGAGCGCGGGCGTGATATCGTAGGTCGCATCGCCGAAGATCGCGACGGTATCGGTGCGGACATCGCCGAACGTCAGCGCGGTGACCGTGTTCGGCGTCCGCACGTCGAACACGGTGCGTGCCTTGGCGTCGAGATAATAGAGGCCGAGCAGCGCATTGAACGGCCCGGTATCGACCAGCAATTGCACTTCCTGGCTGAACTGCTTGTTGTTGTAGAAAGCAGGCACATCGACATCCACCGCCGGCAACGCGTCGAAATCGATCGGCGTGGCGCTATCGTCCTTGCGATAGCCGGTGATCGACCGGAAGGTCAGCCAGTCCGTCGGCTTCAATTCGGCGAACAGCGAGCCGCCATAGGCCTCGACCTTCTGCTTCGGGGCGACCAGCGCGCCGCGGCTGTCATAGACGTCGTCGAGCACCGGGAAGGCCGTGCTGTTGAGCGCGGGGATCAAGCGGTGGCCGCCGCGCGTATTGCTATTGTCCTTGGTGTAGTCGCCGGACAGGCGGAAGAAGACGCTGCTGCTGGGATCGTATTGCAGCGTGCCGCGGGCAGCCCATAGATCGCGGTTATAGTTTTCCTCGCCCGTGGTGAGATTGTCGCCAAAGCCGCCGCGGCTGAGCCGCGCCACCGCGCCGCCGATCTTGAAGCCGCTATTGCCGATCGGCGCACTTGCGCTGATCACCCCATCCGCCTGATCGTAGCTGCCATAGCTGGCGCGAACGTTCAGCGTCGGATCGTCGCCGATACGCCGCGTCACGTACTTCACCGCACCGCCGATCGTGTTGCGGCCGTACAGCGTGCCCTGCGGCCCGCGCAGCACTTCGATCCGCTCCACGTCGTAAATGTCGAGCACCGCCGCCTGCGGACGATTGAGATAGACGTCGTCGAGATAGATGCCGACGCCGGCCTCGAAGCCGGCAACCGGGTCCTGCTGGCCGACACCGCGGATGAAGGCGGTCAGCGTGGAGTTGGTCCCGCGCGACACTTCCAGCGTGACGTTGGGGGTGACATTGGCCAGGTCGGTGACGTCCAGCGCACCCGATGCCTCGAGCTGCGCGCCCGAGAAGGCGGAGATGGCGACCGGCACGTCGAGCAGCCGTTCTTGGCGGCGGCGGGCGGTGACGATGACCTCACCCTGGGCAGCGGCATCCTCGACCCCGGCCGCCTGCAGGTCGTCAGCCGCAGGCGCGGTTTCCTGCGAAAAGGCCGGGACCGTCGTCAAGGCGAACAGTGCGACACCCGTCTGAAGCAAGCGGCGCGCGAACCTGAAGTGAGCCATGAAACCATCCTCCCTATAAAGCGCCCCGCTTGCTTGCGGCCGGTGATCCGGGTTGTACGCTGTCGACGCATAGCTATACTGAAACCTGAACCGGGTTTCAACTTGGATGTCGAGGAGAGAAGAAATAGTGTCGCAAGGGGCCGATCCGGCGACGCCGCCGCGTGATCGCGCGACAGATGCCGCGAGCGAGGGCAAGGCGCCGCGCACGGAGCGTGGGCGCAGGACGATGCGGGCGATCCTGGATGCAGCGGCGCTCGAATTCGGCGAACGCGGCTTCCACGATGCGTCGATCAGCGGCATCACGCGGCGGGCGGGCGTCGCGCTGGGTAGCTTCTACACCTATTTCGATACCAAGGACGCCGTGTTCCGCGCGCTGGTCCGCGATATCTCGGATCAGGTGCGGGATCATGTCGCGCCGGCGATCCGCGCCGCGCCCGATCAACTCGCCGCCGAACAGGCCGGCTTGCGCGAATTCATCGGCTTCGTGCGCGGGCACAAGGAATTGTACCGCATCATCGACGAATCGGAATTCGTCGATCCGGAAAGTTTCCGCCTTCACTATGCCACCACTGCCGAGCGCATCGCCGGACGATTGAAGGACGCGGCAACCCGCGGCGAGATTCGCGCAGACGTCAGCGAGGTTCACGCCTGGGCGCTGATGGGGATCAACGTCTTCCTGGGCCTGCGCTACGGCGTGTGGGGCGAGGATCGCACGCCGGAGGATATCGCGGAGACGATCGCCGACATGTTGGCGACGGGCATCAGTCCTCGATAGAACGGCTGTCGGTATCTAGGGCATCCGCGAGCCCGTCGCGCACCGCCCGTATTACCTGGGCGTCATCCGTCTCCATCGCCGCTTTCGGCGGAGACTTGCGCTCGGCCGCCAGCAGCTTCTGCACGCCGAGGATGGTATAGCCCTGGTGGTTCAGCAGGCCGTCGATCCGCTGTACCAGCGCGACGTCCGCGGGCCGATAGTAGCGGCGATTGCCGGCGCGCTGCAGCGGGCGCAATTGTGGGAAGCGCGTTTCCCAATAACGCAGGATATGCTGCGGCAGCCCGGTCTCGCGGGAAAGCTCGCCGATTGTCCGGAACGCCCCCGCCGCCTTGTCGGGTGTCCCGGGCGGGATCATGTCAGCCGCCGCTGACGATGCGATCGCGCATCATCTGGCTCGCGCGGAAGGTGAGCACCCGTCGCGGTGCGATCGGCACCTCGACCCCGGTCTTGGGATTACGGCCCACGCGTTCCCCCTTGTCGCGCAGCACGAAGGTGCCGAAGCCGGAAATCTTGACGTTCTCACCGCGCGACAGTGATTCGCACATATGGGCGAGAATATCCTCGACCATCTTGGCGGAATCGGCGCGCGACAGCCCCACCTGATGATGAAGCGATTCCGCCAGATCGGCTCGTGTCAGTGTACCTACAGGCGCCATGCAAAACCCTTCCCTTGGCGGCAGAAAAGGTCCGTAACACAAGGGCGGAGCGCCCGTGAAGACCTTTGTGACGGATGCGTTTCGAGTGCTAGAAGCGTACCACCGCGGCACCCCAGGTGAAGCCCCCGCCCATCGCCTCCAGCACCAGCAGGTGGCCCGGCTGGATGCGCCCGTCGCGAACGGCGGTATCCAGCGCCAGCGGCACCGAGGCGGCAGAAGTGTTGGCGTGCTGATCGACCGTGACGACCACCTTGCCGGGTGGCAGGCCGAGCTTGCGCGCCGTCGCATCCAGGATGCGGGCGTTCGCCTGGTGCGGCACGACCCAGTCGACGTCGCCCGCGTCCAGGCCGGCCGCGGTCAGCGTCTCGGTCATTACCGAGGCGAGATTGACCACCGCGTGGCGGAACACCTCGCGGCCCTTCATGCGCAGCTTGCCGACCGTTCCCGTCGTGGACGGGCCGCCATCGACGTAGAGCAGGTCGTTGTGCCGGCCGTCGGCATGCAGCTTGGTGCCCAGAATGCCACGCGTGCCGCCTTGTTCGGCCTCGAGCACGATCGCCCCGGCACCGTCGCCGAACAGCACGCAGGTGGTGCGGTCCTCCCAATCGAGGATGCGACTGAACGTCTCGGCGCCGATCACCAGCGCGCACTTGTGCACGCCCGCGCGGATCATGCTGTCGGCGACCTGCAGCGCGTAGAGGAAGCCCGAACACACCGCCGCCACGTCGAAGGCGACGCAATCGTCGATGCCGAGCATCGCCTGCACCTTGGTGGCGCTGGCCGGGAAGGTCTGGTCGGGCGTGGCGGTCGCCAGCACGATCAGGTCCACATCCTGTGCCGCCCGGCCAGCTGCGGCCAGCGCCGCCTTGCAGGCATCGGCGGCGAGCGTCGCGGTGGTTTCGTCGGGGCCGGCGATGTGGCGGAACCGGATGCCGGTGCGCTCGACGATCCACTCGTCGGTCGTATCCACCGTCTCTGCCAGTTCGGCATTCGACACGCGGCGCGCCGGCAGTGCCGATCCGGTGCCGGTGATCACGCTACGCATGGGGCCGGGTTCCGCTTGCTGGTTCATGCTGCCTTCGCCTCGAAATTGCCGAGGTCTTCGCTGATCCTGCGGGTCAGATCGTCGCGCACCATCTTGGCCGCCGCAGCGATCGCGGTCGCGACGCCGATCTCGCTGGCGCCGCCATGGCTCTTCACCACGATGCCGTTCAGGCCCAGGAAGACGGCCCCGTTATGCACGTTCGGATCGAGGTGGTGGCGGAGCAATTCGGTGGCGGGCTTCGAGATCAGGAAGCCGATCTTGGAGCGGATCGAGCTCTGGAACGCGCGCTTCAGCAGGTCGGCGACGAATCGCGCCGTGCCCTCGGCGGTCTTGAGCGCGATATTGCCGGAGAAACCATCGCACACGATGACATCGACATCGCCGCGCGACAGACGGTCACCCTCGATGAAACCGGTAAAGGTCATCGGCAGATGCGTTGCCTCCTTGATCGCCTGCGCGGCATCGCGGATCTCGTCGGTTCCCTTCTGGTCTTCGCTGCCGATGTTGAGCAGGGCAACGCGGGGCGATGCCAGTTCCAGCGTGGTCCGGGCATAAGCGGCGCCCATCACCGCGAACTGCACCAGATTGCGTGCATCGCATTCGGTGTTGGCACCAAGATCGAGCACGACGACGTCGTTTTCGCCGAGCGTGGGCAGCATGGCCGCGAGCGCCGGCCGGTCGATTCCCGGCAGCATGCGCAGGCTCAGCTTCGCCATCGCCATCAGCGCGCCGGTGTTGCCCGACGACACGGCGGCACCGGCACGGCCCTGCTTCACCAGGTCGATGGCGATGCCCATCGACGTCTTCTTGGCGCGCCGCAATGCTTGGCTCGGCTTGTCGCTCGAGCCGACCACTTCGGGCGCATGGACGATTTCGGAATTGGCGGTGAGATTGGGGTGCGCCGCCAAGCCTTCCCGAATCGCGGCCTCATCCCCGACGAGGATGAAGCGCATGTCCGGGAAATTGTGCCGCGCACGCGCAACGCCGGCCAGCATCACCGCCAGCCCCTTGTCGCCGCCCATCGCATCGACGGCAATCCGGGAGCTGTCGGTCACGTGACGTCCGTTCGCTTGTTCGGTCAGCCTTCGACCGAGATGATCTCGCGGCCGTTATAATGGCCACAGGAATTGCACAGATTGTGCGGCCGCTTCAGTTCGCCGCAGTTCGGGCATTCCTGGAACGACGCCACGGTCAGCGAATCGTGGCTACGACGCATGCCGCGCTTGGACGGCGTAGTTTTTCTCTTGGGGACGGCCATTTCGGCGAAACCTTGTGCTTGATCGGTCTATGAAGCGACGGCCCTACCGGAAACCCCACTCTACCGACAGGGAAGTCGGCCGCAGTGGCGCAAGCGGCCGGAAACGTCACGAAGGGTTGCGCCTATAGCGATTCCCGCGGCGGTTGCAACCCAGTGCGGCTAGTGCCAGGCACGGCAACGATGATAATCGGGGGCCCGAACATGATGCAAGCGATCACATTACCGATCACCTTGGTAACGACCGGGGGTGCCGCGATCATCGCGATGTGGCTCGGAACGCGGGCCGGCAGCGCGCGGCGATCGGCCAAGGTCAGCATCGGCGATGGCGGTGACGATGCGCTGATCACCCGGATGCGCGCACAGGCCAATTACGTCGAGTACGCCCCGTTCATCGTCATGCTGATCGCAGCGATCGAGCTGGCGAGCGGGACATCGACCTGGCTGTGGATCGCGGCGATATCGTTCCTGCTCGCCCGTGTGGCGCATGCGCTCGGCATGGACGGGCTGAAAGGCGCGCGCGAGGGCGGAACTTTGGTCACGTTCCTGCTGCTGCTTGGCCTCGGGCTATATGCGATCGCGCTGCCCTGGATCGCGGTGAACGACCAACCCCCGGCGATCATCGAGACGGTGCCGGCCGTAGGTTAAGAATGGTCTTGCCAGATCGAACCAGGCACCCCCGTGGGTGACTGGACTGGGGTAAGGTTCCTATCAGCCGGTAGCACCTTCGCCGACGAATGGATTGTAGCGGCGCTCGTGGCCGAAATTACTCGTCGGGCCGTGGCCGGGGATGAACGCGGTGTCGTCGCCGAGCGGCCACAACTTGGTCACCACCGATGTGATCAGGTCGGCATGGTTGCTGCGCGGGAAATCGGTGCGGCCGACCGAGCCCTGGAACAGCACGTCGCCGACCAGCGCCAGCTTCGATTCGGGGTGGTGGAAAATGACATGGCCGGGCGTGTGCCCGGGGGTCTCGTAGACGTGCAGCGTCAGGTTGCCGACCGTCACCGTATCGCCCTCGACCAGCCAGCGATCCGGCACGAACGACTTGCCGCCCATGATGCCGTATTTCATCCCGTCCTCGGCCAACGTCTCGAGCAGGAACAGATCGGCCTCATGCGGCCCTTCGATCGGCACGCCGAGCTCCTCGGCGAGCGGCTTGGCTTCGCCGGCATGGTCGAAATGGCCGTGCGTCAGGATGATCTTCTCGATCGTCACACCATGCTGCGCGGCGGCTGCCTTCAGCTTGGGAAGATCGCCACCGGGATCGACGAACGCGCCCCGCATCGTTTCGGTGCACCACAGCAACGTGCAATTCTGCTGCAGCGGCGTGACGGGGATGATTGCAGCGCGAAGCGGTGGATTGGCCATGGCATCGAAATAGGCGGCGCGGGCAGGCGGGGCAAGTTCGCCGCTTGCCGCAGCCGCGCGCGCACGGCACTGATCGGGGGATGCTAGCGCTGGATGCCCTCCCGTTTGTTCTGCTGGACGATGCGCGTGATGGCGGCGCGCGGCTGTACCGCGATCCGGTACGCGTGATCGTGGCCACCGAGACGCACGACATCGTTGCGGCGTTGGCCGAGATACGGGCGGCCGCCGAATATCATGCGGCGGGGTTCCTGGCGTATGAAGCCGGGGCGGGGCTGGAGCCCGCGGTGGCAGCGACGCACGCTGCCGCTGTGCCGCTGTTATGGTTCGGGCTGTTCGAGCGGTGGGACGATATCGCTGACGTGCGGGCGATCCTGCCCGATCCCAACGGTGCGTGGATCGGCGCGCCGGAGCCGTTGCTGGACCGCGCGCACTACGATGCGCAGTTCGGGCGGGTGCTGGACCTGATTGCGGCGGGCGATATCTATCAGGCAAACCTCACCTATCGCGCGCTGTGCCGCTTCGCAGGCAACCCGCTGGCGCTGTACGCGCAGCTGCGGGGCCGTGCGCAGGCCGGCTATGGCGCCTTGGTGTGGACCGGCCAGGAGGCATTGCTCTCGCTCTCGCCCGAACTGTTCTTCGCGGCCGAAGGCGGCAAGCTCACCTGCCGGCCGATGAAGGGGACGGCTCGGCGTGGTGCGACGGTAGAGGAAGACGCGGCGTTGGCCGAGGCCTTGGCAAGCGACGCCAAGCAGCGCGCCGAAAACCTGATGATCGTCGATCTGATGCGCAACGATTTGTCGCGCGTGGCGCGGCCGGGAAGCGTCGCGGTGCCGGCCCTGTTCGAGGTCGAGCGTTATCCGACGGTGCTGCAGATGGTGTCGACCGTCACTGCCGAGCTTGCCGACGACAAGGATGCGATCGACGTGCTGTCGGCCTTGTTCCCGTGCGGGTCGATCACCGGTGCGCCCAAGATCCGTGCGATGCAGGCGATCCGTGAAATCGAGGGCAGCCCACGCGGCGCCTATACCGGGTCGATCGGCCGGATCGATGCCGCTGGCGATAGCGGCGTGCGCGACGCCATGTTCAACGTGGCGATCCGCACGCTGTCGATCCGGAACGGAGCGCCTAAGGCGGCGTTCGGAGTCGGCGGTGGGATCGTTGCGGACTCGATCGCTGCGCAGGAATGGGACGAGACACTGGCCAAGGGCGACTTCCTGACCGCGGGCCAGCGCCGCTTCGATCTGATCGAGACGATGGCGTTCGATCCCGACGCCGGGCTGCTGCTGCTCGAACGGCATCTGGCACGGATGAAGGAGAGTGCCGACCTGTTCGGCTTTCCATTCGACCGCCACGACACGCGCAACGAATTGCAGGCGGCAACCTTTCGCCTGCGCACCGCCAAACGGCTGCGGCTGCTGCTTTCCAGGAGCGGTGCGGTGGCGATCGAGGTGGGGCCCGCGCCGCCGACGGTCGATGCGCCCATGTCCGTTGCGATCGTGCCGCTGCCGGTCGCGTGCGACGACTTCCGGTTGCGGCACAAGACCAGCGACCGCGGCTTCTACGATGCCACGCGGCGGGCCGCGGGTACCGGCGAGGTGGTGTTCGTCGATCCCGAGGGTTTCCTGACGGAGGGCAGCTTCACCAACATCTTCGTTCCCCGCGGGCAGGTGCTGGCGACGCCGCCGCTGGCGCGCGGATTGTTGCCGGGCGTGCTGCGCGCCGAGCTGATCGCCACGGGCAGGGCCTTCGAAGGCGATCTCACGCCCGACGACCTGAGCGGCGGGTTCCTGCTCGGCAATGCCGTGCGCGGCACGTTTCCTGCCATCGTTGCGGTTGCGAACCGGACTTCGCCAAGGCTATAGCGCCCGCGCTTCCCTTATTTCAGGAACCGCCATGCACCCCTCCGCCGCGCTCGCCCGCATCAAGCCGTCGCCGACGCTGGCAATCACCTCGCGCGTGGCGGAACTGAAGGCGCAAGGGGTGGACGTGATCGGTCTCGGCGCCGGCGAACCCGATTTCGACACGCCCGATTTCATCAAGGAAGCCGGGATCAAGGCGATCCGCGACGGCAAGACGAAGTATACAAACGTCGATGGCACGCCCGAGCTGAAGGAAGCGGTGATCCAGAAGTTCAAGCGCGACAATGGCCTGACCTATACGCGCGATCAGATCACCATCAACGCCGGCGGCAAGCACACCTTGTTCAATGCGATGGTCGCGACGCTGGATGCCGGCGACGAGGTCGTCATCCCGGCGCCCTATTGGGTGAGCTACCCCGACGTCGTGCTGTTCGCGAACGGCACGCCGGTTTTCGTGGCGGCGGGCGCGGAGCAGAACTACAAGCTGCGGCCCGAGCAACTG contains:
- a CDS encoding MerR family transcriptional regulator is translated as MIPPGTPDKAAGAFRTIGELSRETGLPQHILRYWETRFPQLRPLQRAGNRRYYRPADVALVQRIDGLLNHQGYTILGVQKLLAAERKSPPKAAMETDDAQVIRAVRDGLADALDTDSRSIED
- a CDS encoding TetR/AcrR family transcriptional regulator, which produces MSQGADPATPPRDRATDAASEGKAPRTERGRRTMRAILDAAALEFGERGFHDASISGITRRAGVALGSFYTYFDTKDAVFRALVRDISDQVRDHVAPAIRAAPDQLAAEQAGLREFIGFVRGHKELYRIIDESEFVDPESFRLHYATTAERIAGRLKDAATRGEIRADVSEVHAWALMGINVFLGLRYGVWGEDRTPEDIAETIADMLATGISPR
- a CDS encoding TonB-dependent receptor; translated protein: MAHFRFARRLLQTGVALFALTTVPAFSQETAPAADDLQAAGVEDAAAQGEVIVTARRRQERLLDVPVAISAFSGAQLEASGALDVTDLANVTPNVTLEVSRGTNSTLTAFIRGVGQQDPVAGFEAGVGIYLDDVYLNRPQAAVLDIYDVERIEVLRGPQGTLYGRNTIGGAVKYVTRRIGDDPTLNVRASYGSYDQADGVISASAPIGNSGFKIGGAVARLSRGGFGDNLTTGEENYNRDLWAARGTLQYDPSSSVFFRLSGDYTKDNSNTRGGHRLIPALNSTAFPVLDDVYDSRGALVAPKQKVEAYGGSLFAELKPTDWLTFRSITGYRKDDSATPIDFDALPAVDVDVPAFYNNKQFSQEVQLLVDTGPFNALLGLYYLDAKARTVFDVRTPNTVTALTFGDVRTDTVAIFGDATYDITPALSVSVGGRYTWDTRRSQVERNVYLGASPFFGGTTAPILRQTDFRGSADFAKFTPRASISFKPAQDNLLYASYAKGFKGGGFDPRGVGTAAPDLNGNGISGAGGDQDDIFDFLSFEPETVESYEIGYKASLFDRRLTLALAGFHARYTDVQVPGSVGQTLNGVQTFVGVTTNAGRARINGIEAEANLTVLRGGDGQRLSLAGTVGYLDAKYTRFIDARGIDVANRRKFQNTPDLTASGTIAYTQPIGDGSIDLSSTLSYRSDSQQFEVKTPGLDQPGFALLDANIVYNINERFSIGVHGKNLTDKRYIVSGYNFLTQNPDSGEYVLSAVPTNPNYLKPGLAPTLGNTGTLTAYYGNPRQVFATFTAKF
- a CDS encoding spinster family MFS transporter — encoded protein: MTDTTAPTPVKPSSGYSALVLGMLLLVYTFNFLDRQILGILVQPIKAELHLSDTQLGLLGGTAFAILYSTLAIPLALIADRTSRSWVITISLTVWSLFTALCGLATSFGQMFLFRLGVGVGEAGGVAPSYALIADYFPPERRARALGIYSMGIPIGLAMGTLLGAFIATYVDWRAAFITVGVAGIVIAPIFRLIVKEPVRAVAPVGRAPVSAVFAILARKPSFWLMAFAASMSSLAGYGLAFWVPSLMIRSYGFDLQGAALYFASLLLVGGASGVFLGGVLADRLGGDRGNYAKLPAIAWLITGPLFIAGFLSPSPWVAWFFFIIPNALNILWLGPLTTAVQHLVPAHMRATASASFLLINNLIGLGIGSVAIGALSEALTARFGTEALRYSAVAVACFYVLATILAFLAVKPLRRDWVDEPVAA
- a CDS encoding peptide chain release factor 3, which produces MSQISDRRTFAIISHPDAGKTTLTEKLLYFGGAIHLAGEVKARGQNRRARSDWMKIEQQRGISVTSSVMTFEKDGLTFNLLDTPGHEDFSEDTYRTLTAVDSAVMVIDAARGIEAQTRKLFEVCRLRAVPIITFVNKVDREGRPPFELLDEIADILQLDVTPMSWPVGMGSDFEGVYDLHANTLSQPEGPSREFMGTSLDFTGMDDPKLAATISAPALAALRDESELAMGGYAGFDVERYRAGDLTPVYFGSALKDFGVAELIAALGAHAPGPRPQPAEPAPVTPDRADVTGFIFKVQANMDPNHRDRIAFMRLCSGTFKRGMKLTPTGHGKPIAIHSPILFFAQNRELADEAFPGDIIGIPNHGTLRVGDTMSERADVRFTGLPNFAPEILRRVVLKDPTKTKQLRKALDDMAEEGVTQVFYPEIGSNWIIGVVGQLQLEVLLSRLEAEYKVDAGLEMAPYDTARWVSAEDPADLKAFADINRNQLAKDRDGNPVYMAKTAWDVGYVADRYPKVKFAATRER
- a CDS encoding integration host factor subunit alpha; this encodes MAPVGTLTRADLAESLHHQVGLSRADSAKMVEDILAHMCESLSRGENVKISGFGTFVLRDKGERVGRNPKTGVEVPIAPRRVLTFRASQMMRDRIVSGG
- a CDS encoding beta-ketoacyl-ACP synthase III; its protein translation is MNQQAEPGPMRSVITGTGSALPARRVSNAELAETVDTTDEWIVERTGIRFRHIAGPDETTATLAADACKAALAAAGRAAQDVDLIVLATATPDQTFPASATKVQAMLGIDDCVAFDVAAVCSGFLYALQVADSMIRAGVHKCALVIGAETFSRILDWEDRTTCVLFGDGAGAIVLEAEQGGTRGILGTKLHADGRHNDLLYVDGGPSTTGTVGKLRMKGREVFRHAVVNLASVMTETLTAAGLDAGDVDWVVPHQANARILDATARKLGLPPGKVVVTVDQHANTSAASVPLALDTAVRDGRIQPGHLLVLEAMGGGFTWGAAVVRF